A region of Amblyraja radiata isolate CabotCenter1 chromosome 22, sAmbRad1.1.pri, whole genome shotgun sequence DNA encodes the following proteins:
- the tfap4 gene encoding transcription factor AP-4 isoform X2, which translates to MEYFVVPTQKVSSFQEFRKSEKEVIGGLCSLANIPLSQESQRDQERRIRREIANSNERRRMQSINAGFQSLKTLIPHTDGEKLSKAAILQQTAEYIFSLEQEKTRLLQQNSQLKRFIQEYSGSSPKRRRAEDKDEGIGSPDVWEDEKLEDLKREMIELRQQLDKERSVRMMLEEQVRSLEAHGYPEKLKAIAQHVQLQQQHLEQSKVLQQGELQDLEPRHMTQLLPAHIIPAPTHHPTVIVQTPPPLPSHQVTVVTMGPSSVINSSSTTSRQNLDTIVQAIQHIEGTQERPEEEQRRVVIVQPSRAWSDTESDREENEATENGKLGKEKGPVERVLP; encoded by the exons CTTGGCTAACATTCCACTGTCCCAGGAATCTCAGAGAGATCAGGAGAGGAGGATACGGAGAGAGATCGCTAACAGCAATGAGCGACGTCGAATGCAAAGCATCAACGCCGGCTTTCAGTCCCTGAAGACACTCATCCCACACACAGATGGCGAGAAACTCAGCAAG GCAGCCATTTTGCAGCAAACTGCCGAATATATATTCTCGCTCGAGCAGGAGAAAACACGGCTACTTCAACAGAACTCGCAGCTGAAGCGTTTCATTCAG GAGTACAGCGGCTCCTCTCCCAAACGGAGGCGTGCAGAGGATAAAGACGAAGGAATTGGCTCCCCTGATGTGTGGGAGGATGAGAAGCTAGAGGACCTGAAACGGGAGATGATCGAACTGCGGCAGCAGCTGGATAAAGAGCGCTCGGTTAGGATGATGCTGGAGGAACAG GTTCGCTCGCTGGAGGCCCACGGTTACCCCGAGAAGCTAAAGGCTATCGCGCAACACGTACAGCTGCAACAGCAGCACCTGGAACAGTCCAAGGTGCTTCAGCAGGGCGAGCTGCAGGACCTTGAACCCCGACACATGACACAG CTGTTGCCGGCACACATCATCCCAGCACCAACCCACCACCCCACTGTTATAGTGCAGACTCCACCTCCGCTGCCTTCGCACCAAGTCACTGTGGTGACGATGGGACCTTCCTCAGTCATCAACAGCTCCTCCACTACGTCAAGACAGAACCTCGACACCATTGTGCAG GCGATCCAGCACATTGAGGGGACTCAGGAAAGGCCAGAAGAGGAGCAGCGACGAGTAGTGATTGTCCAGCCCAGCCGAGCTTGGTCTGATACCGAGTCAGATAGGGAGGAGAATGAGGCAACAGAAAATGGAAAGCTGGGCAAGGAGAAGGGGCCCGTGGAGAGGGTGCTCCCGTGA
- the tfap4 gene encoding transcription factor AP-4 isoform X1: MEYFVVPTQKVSSFQEFRKSEKEVIGGLCSLANIPLSQESQRDQERRIRREIANSNERRRMQSINAGFQSLKTLIPHTDGEKLSKAAILQQTAEYIFSLEQEKTRLLQQNSQLKRFIQEYSGSSPKRRRAEDKDEGIGSPDVWEDEKLEDLKREMIELRQQLDKERSVRMMLEEQQVRSLEAHGYPEKLKAIAQHVQLQQQHLEQSKVLQQGELQDLEPRHMTQLLPAHIIPAPTHHPTVIVQTPPPLPSHQVTVVTMGPSSVINSSSTTSRQNLDTIVQAIQHIEGTQERPEEEQRRVVIVQPSRAWSDTESDREENEATENGKLGKEKGPVERVLP; encoded by the exons CTTGGCTAACATTCCACTGTCCCAGGAATCTCAGAGAGATCAGGAGAGGAGGATACGGAGAGAGATCGCTAACAGCAATGAGCGACGTCGAATGCAAAGCATCAACGCCGGCTTTCAGTCCCTGAAGACACTCATCCCACACACAGATGGCGAGAAACTCAGCAAG GCAGCCATTTTGCAGCAAACTGCCGAATATATATTCTCGCTCGAGCAGGAGAAAACACGGCTACTTCAACAGAACTCGCAGCTGAAGCGTTTCATTCAG GAGTACAGCGGCTCCTCTCCCAAACGGAGGCGTGCAGAGGATAAAGACGAAGGAATTGGCTCCCCTGATGTGTGGGAGGATGAGAAGCTAGAGGACCTGAAACGGGAGATGATCGAACTGCGGCAGCAGCTGGATAAAGAGCGCTCGGTTAGGATGATGCTGGAGGAACAG CAGGTTCGCTCGCTGGAGGCCCACGGTTACCCCGAGAAGCTAAAGGCTATCGCGCAACACGTACAGCTGCAACAGCAGCACCTGGAACAGTCCAAGGTGCTTCAGCAGGGCGAGCTGCAGGACCTTGAACCCCGACACATGACACAG CTGTTGCCGGCACACATCATCCCAGCACCAACCCACCACCCCACTGTTATAGTGCAGACTCCACCTCCGCTGCCTTCGCACCAAGTCACTGTGGTGACGATGGGACCTTCCTCAGTCATCAACAGCTCCTCCACTACGTCAAGACAGAACCTCGACACCATTGTGCAG GCGATCCAGCACATTGAGGGGACTCAGGAAAGGCCAGAAGAGGAGCAGCGACGAGTAGTGATTGTCCAGCCCAGCCGAGCTTGGTCTGATACCGAGTCAGATAGGGAGGAGAATGAGGCAACAGAAAATGGAAAGCTGGGCAAGGAGAAGGGGCCCGTGGAGAGGGTGCTCCCGTGA
- the tfap4 gene encoding transcription factor AP-4 isoform X5 — MQSINAGFQSLKTLIPHTDGEKLSKAAILQQTAEYIFSLEQEKTRLLQQNSQLKRFIQEYSGSSPKRRRAEDKDEGIGSPDVWEDEKLEDLKREMIELRQQLDKERSVRMMLEEQQVRSLEAHGYPEKLKAIAQHVQLQQQHLEQSKVLQQGELQDLEPRHMTQLLPAHIIPAPTHHPTVIVQTPPPLPSHQVTVVTMGPSSVINSSSTTSRQNLDTIVQAIQHIEGTQERPEEEQRRVVIVQPSRAWSDTESDREENEATENGKLGKEKGPVERVLP; from the exons ATGCAAAGCATCAACGCCGGCTTTCAGTCCCTGAAGACACTCATCCCACACACAGATGGCGAGAAACTCAGCAAG GCAGCCATTTTGCAGCAAACTGCCGAATATATATTCTCGCTCGAGCAGGAGAAAACACGGCTACTTCAACAGAACTCGCAGCTGAAGCGTTTCATTCAG GAGTACAGCGGCTCCTCTCCCAAACGGAGGCGTGCAGAGGATAAAGACGAAGGAATTGGCTCCCCTGATGTGTGGGAGGATGAGAAGCTAGAGGACCTGAAACGGGAGATGATCGAACTGCGGCAGCAGCTGGATAAAGAGCGCTCGGTTAGGATGATGCTGGAGGAACAG CAGGTTCGCTCGCTGGAGGCCCACGGTTACCCCGAGAAGCTAAAGGCTATCGCGCAACACGTACAGCTGCAACAGCAGCACCTGGAACAGTCCAAGGTGCTTCAGCAGGGCGAGCTGCAGGACCTTGAACCCCGACACATGACACAG CTGTTGCCGGCACACATCATCCCAGCACCAACCCACCACCCCACTGTTATAGTGCAGACTCCACCTCCGCTGCCTTCGCACCAAGTCACTGTGGTGACGATGGGACCTTCCTCAGTCATCAACAGCTCCTCCACTACGTCAAGACAGAACCTCGACACCATTGTGCAG GCGATCCAGCACATTGAGGGGACTCAGGAAAGGCCAGAAGAGGAGCAGCGACGAGTAGTGATTGTCCAGCCCAGCCGAGCTTGGTCTGATACCGAGTCAGATAGGGAGGAGAATGAGGCAACAGAAAATGGAAAGCTGGGCAAGGAGAAGGGGCCCGTGGAGAGGGTGCTCCCGTGA
- the tfap4 gene encoding transcription factor AP-4 isoform X3 codes for MEYFVVPTQKVSSFQEFRKSEKEVIGGLCSLANIPLSQESQRDQERRIRREIANSNERRRMQSINAGFQSLKTLIPHTDGEKLSKAAILQQTAEYIFSLEQEKTRLLQQNSQLKRFIQEYSGSSPKRRRAEDKDEGIGSPDVWEDEKLEDLKREMIELRQQLDKERSVRMMLEEQLLPAHIIPAPTHHPTVIVQTPPPLPSHQVTVVTMGPSSVINSSSTTSRQNLDTIVQAIQHIEGTQERPEEEQRRVVIVQPSRAWSDTESDREENEATENGKLGKEKGPVERVLP; via the exons CTTGGCTAACATTCCACTGTCCCAGGAATCTCAGAGAGATCAGGAGAGGAGGATACGGAGAGAGATCGCTAACAGCAATGAGCGACGTCGAATGCAAAGCATCAACGCCGGCTTTCAGTCCCTGAAGACACTCATCCCACACACAGATGGCGAGAAACTCAGCAAG GCAGCCATTTTGCAGCAAACTGCCGAATATATATTCTCGCTCGAGCAGGAGAAAACACGGCTACTTCAACAGAACTCGCAGCTGAAGCGTTTCATTCAG GAGTACAGCGGCTCCTCTCCCAAACGGAGGCGTGCAGAGGATAAAGACGAAGGAATTGGCTCCCCTGATGTGTGGGAGGATGAGAAGCTAGAGGACCTGAAACGGGAGATGATCGAACTGCGGCAGCAGCTGGATAAAGAGCGCTCGGTTAGGATGATGCTGGAGGAACAG CTGTTGCCGGCACACATCATCCCAGCACCAACCCACCACCCCACTGTTATAGTGCAGACTCCACCTCCGCTGCCTTCGCACCAAGTCACTGTGGTGACGATGGGACCTTCCTCAGTCATCAACAGCTCCTCCACTACGTCAAGACAGAACCTCGACACCATTGTGCAG GCGATCCAGCACATTGAGGGGACTCAGGAAAGGCCAGAAGAGGAGCAGCGACGAGTAGTGATTGTCCAGCCCAGCCGAGCTTGGTCTGATACCGAGTCAGATAGGGAGGAGAATGAGGCAACAGAAAATGGAAAGCTGGGCAAGGAGAAGGGGCCCGTGGAGAGGGTGCTCCCGTGA
- the tfap4 gene encoding transcription factor AP-4 isoform X4 — protein MITIELSKGRKTASDTVTSLANIPLSQESQRDQERRIRREIANSNERRRMQSINAGFQSLKTLIPHTDGEKLSKAAILQQTAEYIFSLEQEKTRLLQQNSQLKRFIQEYSGSSPKRRRAEDKDEGIGSPDVWEDEKLEDLKREMIELRQQLDKERSVRMMLEEQQVRSLEAHGYPEKLKAIAQHVQLQQQHLEQSKVLQQGELQDLEPRHMTQLLPAHIIPAPTHHPTVIVQTPPPLPSHQVTVVTMGPSSVINSSSTTSRQNLDTIVQAIQHIEGTQERPEEEQRRVVIVQPSRAWSDTESDREENEATENGKLGKEKGPVERVLP, from the exons CTTGGCTAACATTCCACTGTCCCAGGAATCTCAGAGAGATCAGGAGAGGAGGATACGGAGAGAGATCGCTAACAGCAATGAGCGACGTCGAATGCAAAGCATCAACGCCGGCTTTCAGTCCCTGAAGACACTCATCCCACACACAGATGGCGAGAAACTCAGCAAG GCAGCCATTTTGCAGCAAACTGCCGAATATATATTCTCGCTCGAGCAGGAGAAAACACGGCTACTTCAACAGAACTCGCAGCTGAAGCGTTTCATTCAG GAGTACAGCGGCTCCTCTCCCAAACGGAGGCGTGCAGAGGATAAAGACGAAGGAATTGGCTCCCCTGATGTGTGGGAGGATGAGAAGCTAGAGGACCTGAAACGGGAGATGATCGAACTGCGGCAGCAGCTGGATAAAGAGCGCTCGGTTAGGATGATGCTGGAGGAACAG CAGGTTCGCTCGCTGGAGGCCCACGGTTACCCCGAGAAGCTAAAGGCTATCGCGCAACACGTACAGCTGCAACAGCAGCACCTGGAACAGTCCAAGGTGCTTCAGCAGGGCGAGCTGCAGGACCTTGAACCCCGACACATGACACAG CTGTTGCCGGCACACATCATCCCAGCACCAACCCACCACCCCACTGTTATAGTGCAGACTCCACCTCCGCTGCCTTCGCACCAAGTCACTGTGGTGACGATGGGACCTTCCTCAGTCATCAACAGCTCCTCCACTACGTCAAGACAGAACCTCGACACCATTGTGCAG GCGATCCAGCACATTGAGGGGACTCAGGAAAGGCCAGAAGAGGAGCAGCGACGAGTAGTGATTGTCCAGCCCAGCCGAGCTTGGTCTGATACCGAGTCAGATAGGGAGGAGAATGAGGCAACAGAAAATGGAAAGCTGGGCAAGGAGAAGGGGCCCGTGGAGAGGGTGCTCCCGTGA